A genome region from Pseudanabaena sp. Chao 1811 includes the following:
- a CDS encoding S1C family serine protease translates to MQTTEKTMKSTAIALSLVSALLVSIPSFSKAATAAPKDFDPEEKITMEVYRSSNPAVVTIKTATSTGSGSIITPEGLVITNEHVIHDAKNGNVKIINIDGKTYDGQVLTIDRKNDLALVKIISSDRFPSLSLADRDSLLVGQKVFAIGSPFGLSGTLTTGILSRVAANGDLQTDARLNPGNSGGPLLNSRGEIIGVNKSILSPDGRSNTGIGFATSAPITKEFLTRSAAFIPTNKAANNIASLPQISSPTTASTSPQASIKSTTATSTERPLLGVVLTNSLTVYEVRPNSLASRMGLQKGDRLVSLNGAPISDAKQIISYLAQRPSSALLTVARNTGITNYQIKF, encoded by the coding sequence ATGCAGACGACAGAGAAGACTATGAAATCTACAGCGATCGCCTTGAGCCTTGTATCCGCCTTACTAGTTAGCATTCCTAGTTTTAGCAAAGCTGCGACTGCTGCACCCAAGGATTTTGATCCTGAAGAAAAAATCACGATGGAAGTTTATCGTTCATCTAATCCTGCGGTAGTCACCATTAAAACCGCAACTAGCACTGGCTCAGGCAGCATCATTACCCCTGAAGGTCTAGTCATTACTAATGAGCATGTCATTCACGACGCAAAGAATGGCAATGTCAAGATAATCAATATCGATGGTAAAACCTATGATGGACAAGTTCTCACAATTGATCGCAAAAATGACTTAGCCCTAGTAAAAATTATCAGCAGCGATCGCTTTCCTAGCTTATCCCTAGCGGATCGAGACAGCCTTCTCGTTGGGCAAAAAGTATTTGCGATCGGTAGTCCCTTTGGTTTGTCAGGAACCCTCACCACTGGCATTCTCAGCCGTGTAGCAGCTAATGGCGATCTTCAAACCGATGCCCGACTCAATCCTGGGAATTCTGGAGGTCCTTTGCTCAACTCCCGTGGGGAAATTATTGGAGTGAACAAATCAATCCTCAGCCCCGATGGTCGCTCGAATACAGGCATTGGTTTTGCAACTAGCGCTCCTATTACCAAGGAATTTCTTACCCGCAGTGCTGCCTTCATTCCCACCAACAAGGCTGCCAATAACATCGCTAGTCTTCCACAGATTTCATCACCAACTACAGCTTCCACTTCTCCTCAAGCTTCCATTAAATCTACAACGGCTACCTCGACGGAACGCCCTCTATTAGGAGTAGTGCTTACCAATAGTCTCACTGTTTATGAAGTCCGCCCTAACTCTCTGGCTAGCCGCATGGGTTTACAAAAAGGCGATCGCCTTGTGAGCTTAAATGGCGCACCAATTAGCGATGCCAAACAAATTATCAGTTACCTTGCTCAGCGTCCATCATCAGCACTCTTGACAGTAGCTAGAAATACAGGAATTACCAATTACCAGATTAAGTTTTAG
- a CDS encoding peptidoglycan recognition protein family protein, which produces MVSFILFAEPAKTKIVADAKFTDTSPKSAQVKRPKPTNPTNLKQKSQEQKAQYINYQTINFSPEVNQFAPVKGCDLQPPANPPEPSLPAALTSTPITLERFRNSLTTATTTSTSAQKSIDYTPREIIALAASSNYGDRYLKNLSGKPVNNLPIIVLHETVGSANSVVSFFQEFHTDEDNQASYHTLISSDGTIIYFVPPDKRAFGAGNSVFISSLGQEAVQTNPRYPSSVNNFAYHISLETPEDGMHNGYSHSGYTEAQYQSLAWLVAKTDVPLERITTHRIVDRSGSRIDPRSFDFNLFQKLLSNYPRTKEIAIGCALSTPESKKVSKKLGSK; this is translated from the coding sequence TTGGTAAGTTTTATTCTATTCGCAGAACCAGCGAAGACTAAGATCGTTGCCGATGCTAAGTTTACGGACACAAGCCCCAAAAGTGCTCAGGTGAAGCGCCCCAAACCTACAAACCCCACAAATCTTAAACAAAAATCTCAAGAACAAAAAGCTCAATATATTAATTACCAAACTATAAACTTCTCACCAGAAGTTAACCAATTTGCACCCGTCAAAGGATGCGATCTTCAGCCGCCAGCAAATCCGCCTGAGCCGTCACTACCCGCCGCCCTCACCTCTACTCCCATTACCTTAGAGCGATTTCGGAATTCCTTAACTACCGCTACCACAACTTCCACTTCTGCTCAGAAATCAATTGACTATACTCCTAGAGAGATAATTGCCTTAGCGGCATCCTCTAACTATGGCGATCGCTATCTCAAAAATTTATCAGGCAAACCTGTTAATAATTTACCCATTATCGTTCTTCATGAAACGGTTGGCTCTGCTAACAGTGTCGTCAGCTTCTTTCAGGAGTTCCATACCGATGAAGATAATCAAGCGAGTTATCACACTTTAATTTCTAGTGATGGCACGATTATTTACTTTGTCCCACCAGATAAACGCGCTTTTGGTGCAGGCAACTCTGTATTTATAAGTTCTTTAGGACAAGAAGCAGTCCAAACAAATCCTCGCTATCCTAGTTCTGTGAATAATTTTGCCTATCACATCTCCCTAGAAACACCTGAAGATGGAATGCACAATGGATATAGTCATAGCGGATATACGGAAGCTCAATATCAATCTCTGGCATGGTTAGTGGCGAAAACCGATGTTCCATTAGAGCGCATCACAACGCATAGAATTGTTGATCGGTCTGGGTCTCGCATCGATCCGCGCAGCTTTGATTTTAATCTGTTCCAAAAACTACTCAGTAACTACCCTAGAACTAAAGAAATTGCGATCGGTTGTGCATTGTCTACCCCAGAGTCAAAGAAAGTATCAAAGAAGTTAGGATCTAAGTAG
- a CDS encoding molecular chaperone DnaJ, which yields MNKPKQPKHQFIRFDRGISQYNHDYYAALGLPIISNPMYIRNVYLRIARILHPDVYGFSADEKILATQYLAKLVNPAYNGLMKEQDRKAYQQIFKLLAKRLMQRSRNIQIHSESACELIMTPSDDVYERLVTELAKVQYQSLTQILDFTAQISELNLVYILCKEGYRHGAANMPPVLAPMVTPKGTKAHTLNFLPPPSKPSYTYSLQYSSEQSSSNLQAKADETVFQLGNDGDNTILQSRSDGDNTVLQSRDEHPDIKMINDRIKVCEVYILQSEWKAAIQELRAILRIDENNSKCLALLGVVYINTNQLQMAKASFKRSLYINPQEAIALKHLLELSEPDANQSGKSAHKSNSSKKPHLNEKQGWLTNLFTWFSS from the coding sequence ATGAATAAGCCCAAGCAGCCAAAACACCAGTTTATTCGCTTCGATCGCGGGATTAGTCAGTACAATCATGACTACTATGCTGCCTTGGGCTTACCTATTATTAGCAACCCTATGTATATCCGCAATGTATATTTGCGGATCGCCCGCATTCTCCATCCCGATGTGTATGGCTTTTCGGCGGATGAGAAAATCTTGGCTACACAATATCTTGCCAAACTAGTGAATCCTGCCTATAACGGTTTGATGAAGGAGCAAGATCGTAAGGCATATCAACAGATATTTAAATTACTTGCGAAGCGCTTAATGCAGAGATCTCGCAATATTCAGATTCACTCAGAGAGTGCCTGTGAGTTAATTATGACTCCTAGTGATGATGTCTACGAGCGATTGGTTACAGAACTCGCTAAAGTCCAATATCAATCCCTCACTCAAATTCTCGATTTTACCGCACAGATTAGTGAGCTAAATTTGGTTTACATTCTGTGTAAAGAGGGTTATCGACATGGGGCAGCGAATATGCCGCCAGTACTTGCACCAATGGTGACTCCTAAAGGCACTAAAGCTCATACCTTAAATTTCCTCCCTCCCCCCTCAAAACCTAGTTATACCTATAGCCTTCAGTATTCATCTGAACAGTCTTCTAGTAATCTACAAGCTAAAGCTGATGAAACAGTATTTCAGTTGGGCAACGATGGTGATAACACCATACTTCAGTCTAGAAGTGATGGCGATAATACGGTACTTCAGTCTAGGGATGAGCATCCTGATATCAAGATGATTAATGATCGCATCAAAGTCTGTGAAGTCTATATATTGCAGAGTGAGTGGAAAGCGGCAATTCAAGAATTGCGAGCAATTTTGAGAATTGATGAGAACAATAGTAAGTGTCTAGCTCTACTAGGTGTGGTTTATATCAATACTAATCAACTTCAAATGGCAAAAGCAAGCTTTAAGCGATCGCTTTACATTAATCCTCAAGAGGCTATAGCCCTAAAACATCTTTTGGAATTGAGTGAACCTGATGCTAACCAAAGTGGGAAAAGCGCTCATAAATCAAATTCCTCTAAGAAACCTCATCTCAATGAAAAACAAGGTTGGTTAACTAACCTGTTCACATGGTTTTCCTCCTAA
- a CDS encoding iron uptake porin has protein sequence MNTKIYATLIILSAIFNIFADLGTQALALEPVPKVKETKEIKESKIFIEPSISNTLDSQQRDRISSYIDEPKQAIAEVTSVSQLSDVKATDWAFISLQSLVERYGCIAGYPNRTYQGKQAIARYEFAAGLNACLDKINEIVSAGLADKVSQQDLATLKKLQEEFAAELSVLRGKIDALEAKTSQIESQQFSTTTKLNILSSFNLSSAFSNGNILAEGFPIAGSTPVARFATRNPFTGSPIVGTITEKPNTTFSYSNYLLLTSSFTGKDTLNLILAMGNGNPPASAYSSAGFSSTFGVPYADSNPVVPLSPNSIGLFELFYSFPISDTVRLQIGPKILSFRQFDVNRFTSVLNGAGGLNSYQSTLANTGLSGAGAIASWRMSDQLLLKAGYLARNDASFLYFGGDSANNPNRGLFGGSNQLLAELTYSPSDSTNLRFLYSRTYNQAPPASPLGQPNFPFFLTYSARGVVDDGFGGRLQDSTGDNFVFNFDWLLNQSFGLFGRYSYSSYQIAPVNPAIAGGNVNLQAFQLGLAFPDLGKEGAVATVAFMIPFQVLSGRNFLVSGNGDGGTQYDLELTYSYPITKFMTLVPSLFGTFNANNFSSNPAVWGAVLRTQFLF, from the coding sequence ATGAATACCAAGATTTACGCTACTTTGATAATACTATCCGCCATCTTCAATATCTTTGCGGATCTTGGTACTCAAGCCTTGGCGTTAGAACCTGTCCCAAAAGTTAAAGAAACAAAAGAAATTAAAGAGAGCAAAATTTTCATTGAGCCTTCTATTTCCAATACACTAGATTCTCAGCAACGCGATCGCATTAGCAGTTACATAGACGAACCCAAGCAAGCGATCGCCGAAGTTACCTCTGTATCACAACTATCAGATGTCAAGGCAACTGACTGGGCTTTTATCTCCCTCCAAAGTTTAGTTGAACGGTATGGATGTATTGCAGGCTATCCCAACCGAACTTATCAGGGCAAACAAGCGATCGCTCGTTACGAATTTGCCGCAGGACTGAATGCCTGTTTAGATAAAATTAATGAAATCGTGAGTGCAGGTTTAGCCGACAAGGTAAGTCAACAAGACTTAGCAACCCTCAAAAAACTCCAAGAAGAATTTGCGGCTGAATTGTCGGTCTTAAGGGGAAAGATCGATGCACTAGAGGCGAAAACTAGTCAAATAGAATCACAGCAGTTCTCCACCACGACCAAACTCAATATTCTGAGTTCCTTTAATCTCAGTAGTGCTTTTAGTAATGGGAACATCCTTGCAGAAGGATTCCCAATTGCGGGAAGTACACCTGTCGCTCGATTTGCTACCCGCAACCCATTTACAGGAAGTCCTATTGTCGGCACAATTACAGAAAAGCCAAATACCACTTTCAGCTATTCTAACTATCTGCTCTTGACCTCTTCGTTTACAGGTAAAGATACGCTGAATTTAATTTTGGCGATGGGTAATGGCAATCCGCCAGCTAGTGCCTATAGTTCCGCAGGTTTTTCTAGCACCTTTGGAGTTCCCTATGCTGACTCCAATCCCGTTGTACCTTTATCCCCCAACAGCATTGGTTTATTTGAGCTGTTCTATAGTTTCCCCATTAGTGATACGGTGAGGCTCCAAATTGGCCCCAAAATCCTGTCTTTTCGACAGTTTGATGTTAATCGCTTTACGTCAGTGCTTAATGGCGCAGGAGGCTTAAACTCCTATCAGAGTACCCTTGCTAATACTGGTTTGTCGGGAGCAGGCGCGATCGCTAGTTGGCGCATGTCCGATCAATTGCTGCTTAAAGCAGGTTATCTAGCCCGTAACGATGCTTCTTTCCTTTATTTTGGTGGTGATAGTGCTAATAACCCCAATCGCGGTTTGTTTGGTGGATCTAATCAACTGCTAGCGGAACTCACCTATTCCCCAAGTGATTCCACAAATTTACGATTTCTCTACAGTCGTACCTATAACCAAGCACCTCCCGCTTCTCCCTTGGGACAACCCAATTTCCCTTTCTTCTTGACCTATTCAGCTAGAGGTGTTGTGGATGATGGATTTGGCGGTAGGCTACAAGACAGCACAGGCGACAATTTTGTGTTTAACTTTGATTGGTTGCTAAATCAATCCTTTGGTTTATTTGGTCGTTATTCCTATAGTAGCTACCAGATTGCACCTGTAAATCCTGCAATCGCTGGGGGGAATGTAAATCTGCAAGCCTTTCAATTAGGCTTAGCTTTTCCTGATCTAGGTAAGGAAGGGGCTGTAGCTACTGTCGCTTTTATGATTCCCTTTCAAGTGCTGTCTGGGCGCAACTTTCTGGTGTCAGGGAATGGGGATGGTGGTACACAATATGATTTGGAATTAACCTATTCCTATCCCATCACGAAATTTATGACACTTGTGCCTTCGCTGTTTGGGACATTTAATGCGAATAACTTTAGTAGTAATCCCGCCGTTTGGGGAGCAGTGTTACGAACACAGTTCTTATTTTAG